The sequence below is a genomic window from Ipomoea triloba cultivar NCNSP0323 chromosome 2, ASM357664v1.
CCCCAACTCCGCCTCCGCCACTTCTTCTCAGTCCTCCTTTACACCTTGCTCAAGTTCTACTCTAATATCCGAACAAGAAAAGGAAGACCAAAATCTCCAAGTTCTCCAACCTTTCCAGCAATCCGACTCCGCTCCTTCGCAGCCGCAGCCGACGCCGCACCGCATCCCTGGTCCAGCCGGCGTCATACAATCGGCGATGCTCCAGAAAAGTTTCGACCGTAAAAATCACGAAGTCTGGTCATCTCCCATTCCCACCCAGGATTATGTGAGGAAGGCAGTCGAAGATTCTTCGGAATTCGATTATGATTTCCACTCCAGTGCCTGGTTTTGCGCTCTTCAGTTTATCCGTACGAACTTCTATACACTTAGATATATAGAGAAAGAATGattgaatattattaaaatacatcacgcaaaataaaaaggaaattggTATTTCTGTTGCATATGTTTGATGTAGGTAAAGTGCCTGGAATCACAACTTTGAGATCTATAGTGAAATGCCAGCACAAGGTAGAGAAGGTATGCTAATTGTGATCGATTTTACTCAAATTGATGAGGGATTTTTGAGTTGAGTGTGCGTGTGAATTTGCTGTGTGATTTTAGAACTTGTATTGTGATTGAAATGAAAAACCATAAGCATGTGCGCATACCCTTTATGCTTTTGTACCCTTCGTCAtgacttttgtgtttttactgGGTGGCTAGGTTGTGGCTGTCATAAAGTCTTCCAAACCAAATGGACTTAGTGGTCTTATGGTAACTCTGAAGGTAAGAGAAAGGGAATTCTTGATTGAAAGATTGTTAATAAGTGTGTTACTGATTTTTGTAGCTCGAAATCTAGGATCCAACAGGTACCATTGGTGCTAGCATTCATCCAAAAGTGCTAAGTGAGAGCATGTTTGGGAAGAGCATAATTGTTGGCACGGTTTTAGTACTAAAGGAGGTCTTTTCCTTAATTACTTATTGCTCACTGATAGTATTGCTCTGTTGTTTTGGTTGttggttgttgttgttaggGTACTTGGTCTTGACCAGAGTCTTATTTCAGGTTGCTATATTTGCTCCATCGCGGTCAGCAGTTTATCTTAATATAACCCTCAGAAATATGGAAAAGGTAGGTACTCATTCTTCATCTTGCTGCTTTTAAGATAAGATACATAACATAATCGGGCATTCAACTCACAATGATCTGGTCTCAAGCTATATCACCATGATGCCACTATAGTGTATTAATGCCAAATGTATCTCCCAGAATGTGCTACTATAGCGTCTCCTGCTGTGTTTATCATTTCCACATTCTGCTCTCAGGTTATCAGAACAACCATAAATAAGGCATTCAGTTTCTTTACTGTAAGGCTATTTCAATTGAATGCTTCTTTgtgtttttccttcttaaaagTTGGAAGATTGTATATCTTTCATGATCTAATATATTCCATTTTGAGAGTCCATGTACAATATTTTAACTTTGTATAAGATAGATCTCCTGTAAACCTTGCCCTAGTATCAGAAGCAATAGGATCTGAAATAGTTTTCTTTGCAGGTATTCTGCAAGGATAGTGATTGTCTACCAGCAAATGCAGTGAACTGTTCTTATCCTGGCATCGGTGGGTGTTTATTTTTagaacttgaaatcttgaatttTTTCATGTTAGTGTTTTTGCATTCTGATAGAACAGTTTTCATGATCAGTATATTTTAAAAGGTATTTTTAAATATCTCATGATCAGATTATTCTGGAAGAGCCGCAGCAGCAAAGCAGATTTTCATTGCAGAAAAAGAAATGACAGGAGAAGTACAATGCATGAGTGCAGGAGGTGTTGTTCATAGTGAGAGTGAAACGGAGAAGGAAAACTTACTTCCAGGTAGCTATATGCGAAATTTGAGACAAGATAATGTAGAGAAAGAATCTTTAAGTTTCAGAGGAGGTGCTGCAAAGGGAGTTGAAGAAATAATCAGAAAGGTGACTACTCGTGATAAACAGCCAGAAGGAGCTAAACCAAAGAACAATTTCCATGCATGTAACACCATAGAAAGTTTACCCAAGAGCCTGACTAGCCGGGATGAATTTCAGGAGAGGAATGAAGTTATGAGCAAAACGCAGCCATTTGTTTCAAAGGCTCCACTCCCAGAGTGGACAGATGAACAGCTAAGTGAACTTTTTGGTGTTAATGGTGTGGATGATTTCCATGCATGTAATACTATCGAAAGTTTGCCCAAGAGCCATACCAGCTGTGAAGAATTTCAAGAAAAGGATGAAGTTGTGAGCAAAACATGTTCATCTGTTTCAAAGGCTCCACTTCCAGACTGGACAGATGAACAGCTAAGTGAACTTTTTGGTGGTGATGTTGTGGACGATTTCCATGCATGTAAATCTATAGAAAGTTTGCCCAAGAGCCATTATAGTGTTGAATTTCAGGAAAAGGATTAAAGCTCTGAGCAAAAGGCAACCACTTGTCTCAAAGACAACACTCCCAGGAGTGGACGGATGAACAGCTAAGTGAACTTTTTGCTGTATGCATGACTAAAGTTTCTTTTGAATTCTCTTGTCTTTTCATACTAAAAACAGCCATGTTGGAACTAGGAATTTTGTTGAAAAGTTATAAATACACAATTTTATCTATGCCACGTGTCAAATCTATAGTAAGAAATAAGTAATTGTCTTAATCAGTAAtactttttatattatataatagcATCGGACTACATTGTACAAACTAAATTTCTTCCATCTTTTCATGCCAAGGCGGCAGCTAAGCAAAAGAAATAATGGAATCCAATAGCATAGTAATGAAATGTTCAAATTCTCACGAATTAAATTCCCATTATTATACCAAACATTCCCCAATaaattgtgttatgaaatttgatCGGACTAAATTTTAGTTTCGCCAGATGAGAACGTCGCCAGATGAGAACGTACAATTGTATTGACTAACAACAGCAGGTTACAGAGTCTGagagaatatataaatatacacaagaTGAGTAGGATACTAAATCACAATATGAGTAAAAAACCTAGAGTCCTAACACTACCCCTCAAGCACAGGGCAGACTGgcaacctgtagcttgtctctgagaaaattaaatataggaCCATGAAAAACTTTGGTGAAGATATTAGCAAGCTGGTCTTTCGTGGAAATAAAATTCACCTAAATCTCACCAGCAGCCACCTTATCtcgaacaaagtgataatcaatctctACATGCTTAGTGCGAGCACGAAAGATTGGATTGGCACACATATAGGTGGCACCAaggttgtcacaccataatttgggaacCTAGACACCAGTAATGCGAAGCTCACGCAAGATGGACAAAATCCATGTTACCTCAGCAACCGTCCTCTGCTTCTTTTAGACCCCGGAGACGAGGTTGGATCCAAGAAACACAGCGAATCCACTTGTGGACTTCTGATCTTCAGGGCAACTGATAagcgccaaaaacagtcaagttTCGGGTCATATTTGGATAACATTTTACAGTTTCATCACCCAATTGTGAGCATCTTTCATGGTTAAAACTTCTAATTAACACCTAACTGACAAATTTAACTCAGAGGTTgtgttttgagtcatttccgcagGGTATAGCAAAGTCCTAAaccaaaaagaagcaacaaacgaagaatAAACCGAGCAGGAGGCCACCACGCATCACCACACACGTGGTGATGGGCGTGGAATATTTCCAAAACGCAACCACGCATcaccacacgcgtggtgatggGCGTGGACGCGTCCAGTAGGGCAGCAACGGAATTTCGACTTTTTGGACAACTATTTAAACCCTCATTTCTCATTTTTGAGGGGGATCTACACAATTTTCAGATATGATTTCTCTTTCCATTCCTTTCCCTTTGGGAGGAAGAACACACTCATTCCCACTAGAATAGATTAGTTTTCTTAGATTAGTGAAGATGGATGAAAGGATTGAAATTCCTTAGGTAAAATACTCTTTTCTTAAGATTGCttctttaaattattgtttAGTGTAATTTTACTTTGTTGTTCTTGAATGTTCATTATGATTGAGTAAAATAGTTTGGGGTGTGTGTGCCTATGTTAGACAtttgattgatgcttgaattttgcCTTATGATTATGAAGATTGTGGATTAGGATTGTAAtcttgtgtgggtgatgttcctcatgctttgcttctatttcggccggaatagtgaGTGAACTaggtgaaagtgagtgtgtgcgtgatagcggcctctcacgagtccaactcatctacatccctgcccttagttcgaaaggacaaggtccgggaggagtggtaggcaaggtgttcgataagatacctcaaccgaatgaggattgagagtctgagtgtgatgCCACTCGGTataaataccgtgactccctaattCAATCTCGAAACTCGTTTTCAAATCCCCTTAGGACGATCAATCAATTTGTTTAACCATGGTGTACACcctcttcatttccttttgaattgtTTAGTTTACTCTTGTTCCTACAACCCCCAACTTATTTATCAAAACAACCCTCAATAatacttgcaactcttacctcttaACACCTTCAATGTCAACACCAATttgctccaatttgtcatccttgagagacacgacactcggggagtcttgactcttcgttttaacaccttccatTCCACATTCACTCACCATTAAAACTAAAGCaccatcaaaatggcgccgttgtcggggatggcaaacggttttgaattgtATTGATGtttttggagttaatttttaagagttcttgaattgctttctctTTTGCttcatttgttttcttatttttgttaattgaGGAAGTGAGCATTATTACcttgaatattttattgctcacttgcaactgcttttagttgcaaagatttgttgttggctaagctttgtgcaggaaatttttgttgaaaatcacttgaaagcttgccaatgagagctcaaatgtatccccatggttacccacaccatgagggAAATCTTTTGAACTATACTCCaacccaaccatatccctattactcCCATTCTACCTatgcttaccctccaccaacataccactacccacccCCAAACCTttacccatttccacatcaCTACTTGCCACATCCAAATTCTTATTcatcttatatacataataatcaCCCACCACCATATACACACCCAATCCCACCTTATCAAAACGAATTCCTTCCACAATACCCCATTTACCAAAATGACTCGTTAAGCTctaaagaaatatcccaaaatatagagagtaagcttgtacaaatgatgaaacaaatcGACCCGAACTATACTCACGAGCCATattcattccccaattcccacctaaacacccatTGCCCATCTGAtatccatcacaaattcatcaagaaaacaatactacacatttctttgaaacaccatcTTCTAATCCATACTTTACCGCAcccaatccttgtgattatatcccatcGGCCAAGGACGAAATTGCGATTCTCAAAAACAAGATAGAAGTATTTACGAGGATGACCAAGGAGGACATGGCTAATTTAtgagccgaaatcaagagcgaattaaaatattatctcgctaccctccgggaagaaggacttccattggaggagatAGAAACGAAAATGttagccatgatggaggagttcatgaggacaagttcatcacggGTGGATTACCCACTTGATGAGAATATCCCAattttggaagccaatccaaggatcGAAGCACAAAACGCTAGAGAAGAAGTAAGTGATGAAGAgatggtagattgttatgctccggtgctagaggaagttccaattttcgaattggaagatCCAAaagaggtagagatggagagcgatgatgagagcatcgaagtagtgtgggaagatgaagagccaacatgTGGTAACATTCTTAAACCTTATTgcattaatattcttgaaaatccttgtgctcttttttaaACTACTTTTGACACTCgtgaggatgactccctttCAAAATGCAACAATGATCTATATTCTTGTGATactaattgtttttattttcgggaggatgattccataggctttgttgacaATCTTACTAATGAGTGTGAAAATCTTGATCACGATAAATGTGTCCCTTGTAAAGATGACTCCCTTCGCATTGTTATTTCTACTTTTTCTAAATACGACTGTTTTActttttgggaggatgattctATAGTAAATCGTGATATATTGACTGATATTcgtaaggattctcttttgttcaAAGACGAATATGATCGTTTTAAATTTTTGGGAGATGAATCCTATGATTTGGGGAGAGATGAGTTGATAAGTGAGGGGGATATTACTTCGTTTTATTCATGTAAAGATAATGGTGATTCCCTTAACCAAACAGAGTGGGAGATGAGAAGAGAGAGTGTGAGAGAGAGATGGTGGATAAGGAAGGAATCTTCACGTTTGATCTGCTTGAGGGAATTGAGGGGGGTAAtatgactaaaattgatattgaAGACTCAAGTGGAGAGATATGGTCTCAACCTTATGCTAAAATTGATAGGATCACCAGGGGTGGAAGTAGAGGTGTAAATGTTGTGGGCCCGAGAGCTTTAGAACGCGTCACTGGGCGAACCGGACTTGAGGGACGAGCCGGGGGAATGGGGTTGGATGTTTTTCTCCCTATGGTTGTAGGTAGAATGAACAAGACTagaaaacagataaataaactGAAGAATACTGGagttcttcttctcccaaatgtCATAAgacaattcaaaattcaaattcaaattcaaaaatatcatGCTCTAAACTCAACCTTAAGCCCCCTTAAATACTAAAGGTGGCAACAGTAATAACAAACATTAGCATAAGAATaggaaaaactaaaaacaaaccTAACAGCtagttaatttgaaaaaaagaaaagaactaGTATAAATACTTCATGCAGCAGATGGTTTGTTGCGTCTGTGATATGTTGTTCCAATGAATGCATCATCACACCCCTCCATGTCAACAAGCTTGTCCTCAAGCTTGTAATCCGGGAAAAGCAATCGGAAATGGTCCAAGGGTTCCTAAGAGGCATCTTCCGGCGTAGCGCCTACCCAATGTACTAAAACTTCCGGGACCCCTCTGTTCAATCGGGACTTGGATACACTGTGGAGCTGGAGCAGAACCCTACCATCGTGCACCGGTGGCAGCATCCGGCGGAGTACCCTGATAGGGCTTCAGTAGGGACACGTGGAAAATGTCGTGGATTCGACTCGCAGAAGGAAGCTTGAGCTGGTAAGCGATGTCACCTACGCGCTTGAGGACACGAAAAGGACCAAAAAATTTTGGCGAGAGCTTGTGGAACACTCTTCGATTGACCGATAGCTATCGGTAGGGATGAAGACGAAGCCAAACCCACAGATCAACCTCATATTCCACCTCTCGATGCGTGCGATTGTAGAACTTAGCCATACGAACCTGAGCAGATTTTAGGCGGTCTCGAACCAGGGCGAGAAAAGTGTCGCGGTCACGAAGTGCAGTCTCCACGGCGTCAAGGTTGGACACCCCCGGTTCATAGGATAAGAGACACGGAGGGTCATGACCGTAAACAACTCGGAATGGTGAAGTTTGCAAGGCGGTGTGGTAGGACGTGTTGTAACAATATTCGGCCCACGGAAGGCAGTTAACCCACTTCCTCGGGCAGTCACCGACTAGGCAACGCAGGTACATCGCAATGGTGCGGTTAGTGACTTCGGTCGGCCATCTGTCTGCGGGTGGTAAGCGGAGGAAAAGGAAAGGGTAGTCCCGCTGACTCGGAACAGTTCCCTCCAAAAGGAACTCGTAAAAGTTGCGTCTCGATCACTGACAATGGACTCTGGGATGCCATGGAGTTTGACAATGTGCGCAAAAAACACACCTGCAACCGAGGCTGCGGTGTAGGGGTGGCCGAGGGGAATGAAGTACGCGTACTTGGAAAGGCGGTCGACGACGGAGAGGATAACCGACTTGCCTTGAACCTTCGGAAGGCCCTCAATGAAATCCAACGAGATATCGCTCCAGATAAGCGAAGGTACGGGCAGAGGTTGGAGCAGACCTGCCGGGTGGAGGTTTTCCCACTTGCAACGTTGACAAGTCGGGCACTGTCTGACGAACTCGTGAACGGCACCCCGCATCCCCATCCAAAAGAATTCCCGAGAAATGCGAAAAAGTGTTTTTTGGGCACCTTCGTGCGAAATGTCGTGAAAGCCTGTGATAATAACTGGAATTAGTGGAGAATTCTGGGGGATAAAGAGCTTACCTTTGAAGCGTATGATTTGGCCATCTAAGGACCAATTGGGTCCCGCACTGCCTTCGTTGATCTTCCCAATCAAACCTTTAGCGGCGTCGGAGGCCGTGAGTTCTTGGCGGAGGGAATCTAGCACCGGAGATACCAGAGCCAAAAGAGCAACCTCCTCGTCGCGTCTTGATAGAGCATCCGCCACGGTATTAAGGCGGCCTGCCCGAAACTCGACGTCAAAGTCGTACCCCAGGAGCTTACTAATCCAATGATGTTGGGGAGACGTAGTGAGGCgttgttggagaagaaatttCAAGCTATAATGGTCGGTGCGGACAATGAACTGACGACCCCACAGGTAGTGTCGCCAATGGCGAATCGCCTGTGGTAACCCAATGAGCTCCTGTTCATATGCGGCTAGCTTGTGGTGCCGAGCGGCGAGACGCCGGCTAAAGAAGGCCACTGGGTGGTTATCTTGGTGCAAAACAGCACCCACGCCCACCCTTGATGCATCGCAATCAACCACAAATTGCTTGGAAAAATCTGGAAGCTGTAATACTGGGGCCGAGGTAAGTGCAATCTTGAGCGCCTGAAAGGCCACCGTCGCCTCCTCCGTCCAAACGAAATTGTGTTTACGGAGAAGCGACGTTAAGGGGGCGGCTATGACACCAAAGTCCTGTATGAACTTGCGATAGAAGCCCGCGAGGCCTAAGAAGCCCCGAAGAGCTTTGACAGACTGAGGTTTTGGCCAATCTAAAATTGTATGGACTTTGCTGGGGTCCATGGAAACCCCAGCAGCTTCGATAATGTGGCCGAGGTAACAAACTTTGTCTACCCCAAATGAGCATTTTGTCTTCTTAACAAGCAACTGATGTCGTCGTAGGAGATCAAAAACCTTCTGCACATGAACTAAGTGTTCCGCCCAAGTCCTGCTGTAAATCAAGATATCGTCAACAAACACTAAAACAAATTTACGAAGTACAGAAGAAAAAACCTCATTCATGAGAGCCTGGAACATTGACGGTGCATTGCAGAGGCCAAAAGGCATCACCAGGAACTCAAAGTGACCATGGTGTGTTCTGAAAGCTGTCTTTTCCACATCCTCTAGGTGCATGCAAATTTGATGATACCCGGACCTTAAGTCCAATTTTGTGAAGAACCGTGTCCCATGTAATTCATCCAGGAGTTCGTCATTACGGGAATTGGAAATTTATCCTTAACTGTTTTGGCGTTCAATTCCCGGTAGTCAATACAAAACCGCTACGAGCGGTCTTGTTTGAGCACCAATAAAACCGGCAAGGAATATGGCGAGCGGCTAGGCCGAATGACGCCGAGTTCTAGCATTGCATTGCATTGACGTTCAATTTCATCTTTTTGTGCTTGAGGGTAGCGATAGGGCCGAACGGCCACCGGGTTAGCGTCTGTGAGTAAAGTAATGCGGTGGTCGCATTGGCGTTGGGGC
It includes:
- the LOC116004862 gene encoding uncharacterized protein LOC116004862 isoform X1, which encodes MEEPWEALDVDDSDLPSLLQPCKRLCHHRRNPNSASATSSQSSFTPCSSSTLISEQEKEDQNLQVLQPFQQSDSAPSQPQPTPHRIPGPAGVIQSAMLQKSFDRKNHEVWSSPIPTQDYVRKAVEDSSEFDYDFHSSAWFCALQFIRKVPGITTLRSIVKCQHKVEKVVAVIKSSKPNGLSGLMVTLKDPTGTIGASIHPKVLSESMFGKSIIVGTVLVLKEVAIFAPSRSAVYLNITLRNMEKVFCKDSDCLPANAVNCSYPGIDYSGRAAAAKQIFIAEKEMTGEVQCMSAGGVVHSESETEKENLLPGSYMRNLRQDNVEKESLSFRGGAAKGVEEIIRKVTTRDKQPEGAKPKNNFHACNTIESLPKSLTSRDEFQERNEVMSKTQPFVSKAPLPEWTDEQLSELFGVNGVDDFHACNTIESLPKSHTSCEEFQEKDEVVSKTCSSVSKAPLPDWTDEQLSELFGGDVVDDFHACKSIESLPKSHYSVEFQEKD
- the LOC116004862 gene encoding uncharacterized protein LOC116004862 isoform X2, with translation MEEPWEALDVDDSDLPSLLQPCKRLCHHRRNPNSASATSSQSSFTPCSSSTLISEQEKEDQNLQVLQPFQQSDSAPSQPQPTPHRIPGPAGVIQSAMLQKSFDRKNHEVWSSPIPTQDYVRKAVEDSSEFDYDFHSSAWFCALQFIRKVPGITTLRSIVKCQHKVEKVVAVIKSSKPNGLSGLMVTLKVAIFAPSRSAVYLNITLRNMEKVFCKDSDCLPANAVNCSYPGIDYSGRAAAAKQIFIAEKEMTGEVQCMSAGGVVHSESETEKENLLPGSYMRNLRQDNVEKESLSFRGGAAKGVEEIIRKVTTRDKQPEGAKPKNNFHACNTIESLPKSLTSRDEFQERNEVMSKTQPFVSKAPLPEWTDEQLSELFGVNGVDDFHACNTIESLPKSHTSCEEFQEKDEVVSKTCSSVSKAPLPDWTDEQLSELFGGDVVDDFHACKSIESLPKSHYSVEFQEKD